Within the Hevea brasiliensis isolate MT/VB/25A 57/8 chromosome 2, ASM3005281v1, whole genome shotgun sequence genome, the region TATAACACTGTATGTTGTTCATATCCCTACCCTTCCCTTTTCCTTGAGCTGTAAATGCAACTGTGACAATATTCTCTTGCTTGAAAGTGCTTTGTGTGAGAAGACTCTGCTCTTCACGAAGTAATTCCCAAAAACAAACATCTAAGGAAGGTGAAGGATCACGACTCATTAAATTTGAGCGAATCGTCTCAAAATCAGATctcaatttcattaaaaattgatCTCTCTTGCTTTGCTCATGAATTGCCTGAATTACAGAAAGAGATTCTGCAGGTACCTTAGCATAAACAATGTCAGTAAATTCTGCCCAAAAGTTCTAAAAACCAGAAAAATATTCTTGGATGGAGAGATTTCCTTGAGAATAATTAGCAATGTCATTCTTCAATTGAAACATCTTGCAGTATTGTCTTGATTGTAAACCTTTTTTAAGTAATCCCACATGGCCTTTGCAGTCTTATATGGCCTTAGATTAGGAACAATAAGAGGGTCAACAGACCTTAAAATCCAGGTCATTACCCGAGAATCTTTAACGTTCCATTGAAGCAACTCCTTAGAATCTATAGGAGCTGGATCACTACCATCAACATGACCCCATAATTCTTTCCCTATGACAAATAATTGAAACTGAAATTCCCAGGCAGAATATTTTTTTCCATTGAATCGAACATTGAAAGTCTCAAAATGGTTTGAAGTTGTCATCTTGAATAGCCCAAAGAAAACCAGAAATTTCTGTGACCAAAAGCACGAATATAATCAGAAAACCAAGACCCAAGAGCGTGAGATATTAGGACTGATCACCAAATAAAatcaagaaaaccaaaaaaacCAAAGAACTCAAAGAAGATAAGGAAATACAGATTCAGAGagaaggctctgataccatgacaATTTTTGCTTAATGTCTCTCCAATAGAGAGTCCTTTAATTTAAATAGAAATCATCTTGATTTACATTCCTAAAAATCAGCTATAATATTAGCCTAATTATAGAAAGTTATTTACTCCTTAATTACACAGATTCATACAGCTAGCTATAATCCTAAGTATAGAGAGCTATTTATACCATATTTACAAAGATATGTACAGCTATATGGAAACTAGTAATTCATATGAGCTGGTCACCATACTAACATATAGCAGCTAAACTAAATGTATGTATCGCGAAAATTAATTGAGAATGAAGAATGAAACTTTCTCATCGATTCAAAAAAGAGTAGCCGAACTACTCATACCAGTTGCAGTTACAGAGAAATAGGAAAGGCGAGAGCTAGCTGACAACTGTTACTGAATAACAAATAAGCTAACTGACTAATAGAACTAGCTATCTAATTAACAAAACTAgctagttaaaaataaattaattgcttGCTACTTGCTTCTCCGGTAATAGTATGCAAATAGCCAAATGCATTACAGGGCCACCATACCTAGTGAATAGACCAAAACAGAGTTAACCAGCAAATATCTTGTTCCCCATGTATTGGAAACATGTTTAGACACTTGACATGCAGTATCCAAATTAACAGAGtctaaaaatattgaattttcaTCATATATTAGAATAATAAACCCTTGGTTGTTTAAGAACAGAACAATAAATGTTTACAGGACATGCAAATTGAGGCCCCAGGTGCGGGTGGCAACGAGTTCAAATTTTTTCTAACCTTTGCTTTATGTCTGCATGCTTAACAATCTGTAAGTTCAATACAGTACTTCATTAGTTGGAAAACGCAATCATTCTGAACTACTTGAGAGCTGAGAGTTCCATCTAACTGACTGGACAGACGCCTTGTAAAACAGCGTTCAGCTAATTCTACTTACTAGAACAATTGCTAGAGTCAAAGATAAATTAGACTaagaaaattagaaaaaataagaagtttagtagaatttaaattataaaatttaatgattAAAGTTTCAAAAAGACTAAGTTTTAGTGTCATATATATAAATAGTTGGCTAGCCATTATATTGTATTCTAGAGAGTTCACGAAGTGAGTGGAAAGGTATATCGAAATTTTATGAGTTTTGTTGGAGTCGCTTGTTgaagtgagaaaaataattaattgttgtaattatttttccttgatagtgAATTTATTTTATGGGGAAGGCTTAAGCCgaacattaaattttatattttttaatttgtgtGAGTGTATTTTTACTAACAAGAGTaatatgtggtatcagagccgatgGTTCGGAAAGTCAGGAGACTTTTGGTAGACTCAATAGAGCAAGAAGGCACTCTTCTAGAGAATAACAAGCCGATGGAGTGGAGACTCTCGGTACATGTGATGGCATTAGCATGGCTCTTAAAGGTACATAATCGAATGAGTATGGTAGACTAATAATTGGGACTCTCGGTGATACCGTAATACTCAAGTTAATAAAAAGACTTCTATTCAAGGAAAACAGACCTAATAAATCCAATGTAGAAAAGATTTACACTTGAGGGAGAGATTGTTAAAATTATGGAAGTGTTTAATTCCTACATGGATAAAAGATAGAATAAGTAAGAGACATATAAGTGGAAAGAACTCTTAGACCCATTGGCTTGATATTTTGGGTTTATTATAGTGTCAAACTCTTAAGTGTGCTTTGACTCATTAAAAATCTCTCTATTGACCAAAAGAAATAATTTAGagatttattgtcatttttatgAATATATAAGAAAAGATAATGGCAAATCTTAAATCAAGTTCCAATCAAAGTTGGCCACCCACCTAATCATACACTGCCACATCACACATGAACACCTCACTTCTCCTCGTGTATCAAagaatttttcaaaatattatatGGGTTGGTAAAACAAACAAGccggataaattataatttatatgccTATAGTAAGAAACTTAATTTTCCAAGTAGCAATATCTGTTGAGCTTCTTACAACATTTCTTTAAAAATCCCCCAATTTAGTAGAAGTTGGCCATCCAAATGCAACtataaattctctttcatactagcTTCAACTATAAATTCAATATTTGAGCTTCACTGCGTACTCAATCCAGAAGTCGGAACGGTTATTCTTTGTGTAAACAGCAAACAAAAAGTTTTAGCCTTT harbors:
- the LOC131177988 gene encoding uncharacterized protein LOC131177988 translates to MELSALKYGGPVMHLAICILLPEKQKFLVFFGLFKMTTSNHFETFNVRFNGKKYSAWEFQFQLFVIGKELWGHVDGSDPAPIDSKELLQWNVKDSRVMTWILRSVDPLIVPNLRPYKTAKAMWDYLKKNFWAEFTDIVYAKVPAESLSVIQAIHEQSKRDQFLMKLRSDFETIRSNLMSRDPSPSLDVCFWELLREEQSLLTQSTFKQENIVTVAFTAQGKGKGRDMNNIQCYSCKEYGHIAANYGRSSATTVNSSNTS